In Candidatus Defluviilinea proxima, a single genomic region encodes these proteins:
- a CDS encoding DEAD/DEAH box helicase family protein, whose amino-acid sequence MSKEAKARIKINELLKEAGWKFFDDTDGKANIVLENNVKITESHINALGENFEKNKNGFIDFLLLDKKGFPLIVLEAKAEEIHPLSAKEQARRYAQAQHCRFIILSNGNSHYFWDTQRGNPQPITKFPSPDSFESYSKFTPNPQSLAREVVEKDYIVLTQKPDYQNDPSWKSESTRGQFIQNNGLRFLREYQLKAIKAIQENVTQGKDRFLFEMATGTGKTLVSAAVIKLFLRTGNARRVLFLVDRLELENQAKKAFVNYLKNDYQTTVYKENRDDWRKAEIVVSTIQSFMSKNKYKRIFSPDDFDLVISDEAHRSIGGNSRAVFEYFIGYKLGLTATPRDYLKNFDPENQNDPREWERRVLMDTYKTFGCENGVPTYRYSLLDGVNDKFLINPVVVDARTDITAQMLSDEGYAVIMTKDEDENQSEEVEETFIKKDFEKTFFSDETNSVFCETFLQKALRDPISDEIGKGIVFCVSQSHAAKITQLLNEIADKMFPGKYQSDFAIQVTSWIPEAQQFAINFANNNLSGHANFIDTYRTGKTRVCVTVGMMTTGYDCPDILNLALMRPVFSPTDFIQIKGRGTRKHEFTEQIVDPAWKKNVGTQQKDKFKLFDFFANCEYFEEDFNYNEVLKLPRLGSGKGVEGGTTGGGGIVYGSYESTRPDAIYAIRETAIGPEGMRVDRMYFQKFEEQIKKDDFAVGKAEAGDFEAIIKHIEENVFDKPEEFFNLEKLRKSLNIDRRVSLREIVEVIFGMKPYFKTKDELLDEEFEKFDSRFMPDEKQFTPARNFFKTYVLDPEFRQYVDEGDFAYILGSHAGGEYLRKLTIETRNKIIEYIKDYVSFNQFV is encoded by the coding sequence ATGAGCAAAGAAGCAAAAGCAAGAATTAAAATCAATGAGTTGTTGAAGGAAGCAGGCTGGAAATTCTTTGACGATACCGACGGCAAGGCAAATATTGTCCTTGAGAACAACGTCAAAATAACAGAAAGCCATATCAACGCGCTTGGGGAAAATTTTGAAAAGAACAAAAATGGCTTTATTGATTTTCTACTGCTGGACAAAAAAGGGTTCCCCTTAATTGTCTTGGAGGCAAAAGCAGAAGAGATACATCCTCTCTCTGCAAAAGAACAAGCTCGGCGTTATGCACAAGCACAGCATTGCCGATTTATCATCCTTTCCAATGGTAATTCGCACTACTTTTGGGATACACAGCGCGGCAACCCACAACCCATTACCAAGTTCCCTTCTCCTGATTCCTTCGAGAGTTATTCCAAATTCACACCCAACCCGCAAAGTTTGGCGCGTGAGGTCGTTGAAAAAGATTACATCGTTCTAACACAAAAGCCCGATTACCAAAACGACCCGTCCTGGAAGTCAGAAAGCACGCGCGGACAATTCATCCAAAACAATGGCTTACGTTTCCTGCGTGAGTATCAACTGAAAGCCATTAAAGCGATTCAAGAAAATGTAACGCAAGGCAAAGATCGCTTCTTGTTTGAGATGGCAACAGGGACTGGCAAGACACTCGTCTCTGCTGCTGTGATCAAGCTTTTTTTACGAACAGGCAACGCACGGCGCGTATTGTTTTTAGTGGACAGGCTTGAACTTGAAAACCAGGCAAAGAAAGCATTTGTCAACTATCTGAAAAACGATTATCAAACGACTGTTTACAAAGAAAACCGCGACGATTGGCGTAAGGCAGAGATTGTCGTTTCGACCATCCAAAGCTTCATGTCCAAGAATAAATACAAGCGCATTTTCTCGCCTGACGATTTTGATCTGGTAATTTCAGATGAAGCTCACCGTAGTATCGGCGGGAACAGCCGTGCTGTATTCGAGTATTTCATCGGCTACAAACTCGGGTTAACTGCTACCCCGAGAGATTACCTCAAGAACTTCGACCCTGAAAATCAAAACGACCCGCGCGAATGGGAACGCCGCGTATTGATGGACACCTACAAGACCTTCGGTTGCGAAAATGGGGTGCCCACCTATCGTTATTCTTTATTGGATGGCGTTAATGATAAATTTCTGATCAATCCTGTTGTCGTGGATGCCCGCACAGACATTACAGCCCAAATGCTTTCCGATGAAGGCTATGCGGTGATCATGACAAAGGATGAAGACGAAAATCAAAGCGAAGAAGTGGAAGAGACCTTTATCAAGAAGGATTTTGAAAAGACCTTCTTCTCCGATGAGACCAACAGTGTCTTTTGTGAGACTTTCTTGCAAAAAGCTCTGCGCGACCCCATCAGTGATGAGATTGGTAAAGGCATCGTATTTTGTGTCAGCCAAAGTCATGCGGCGAAGATCACACAACTTTTGAATGAAATCGCGGACAAGATGTTCCCCGGCAAATATCAATCAGATTTTGCCATACAGGTTACATCATGGATTCCTGAGGCACAGCAGTTTGCGATCAACTTTGCGAACAATAATTTGTCTGGGCATGCAAACTTTATTGACACATACCGAACAGGCAAGACGCGCGTGTGCGTGACCGTGGGCATGATGACCACAGGCTATGACTGCCCCGATATTCTCAATCTAGCTTTGATGCGCCCAGTGTTCTCGCCCACTGATTTCATTCAGATCAAAGGACGCGGCACGCGCAAGCATGAATTCACAGAACAAATCGTTGACCCTGCATGGAAGAAAAATGTGGGCACGCAACAAAAGGATAAGTTCAAGTTATTTGACTTCTTCGCGAACTGTGAATATTTTGAAGAAGATTTCAATTACAACGAAGTATTGAAACTGCCAAGATTAGGAAGTGGCAAAGGAGTGGAAGGTGGAACCACAGGCGGAGGCGGGATTGTCTATGGTAGTTATGAAAGCACACGCCCTGATGCCATTTATGCCATTCGTGAAACCGCCATCGGACCTGAAGGCATGCGCGTGGATCGAATGTACTTCCAGAAGTTTGAAGAACAGATCAAGAAAGATGACTTCGCGGTTGGGAAAGCAGAAGCTGGTGATTTCGAAGCCATCATCAAACACATTGAAGAGAATGTCTTCGATAAACCCGAAGAGTTCTTCAATCTGGAGAAATTACGCAAGTCTTTGAACATCGACCGCCGTGTTTCACTTCGGGAGATCGTTGAAGTCATCTTTGGAATGAAGCCGTATTTCAAGACCAAGGATGAATTGCTGGATGAAGAATTTGAGAAGTTCGACAGCCGTTTCATGCCCGATGAAAAGCAATTCACGCCTGCCAGGAACTTCTTCAAGACGTATGTGCTTGACCCCGAGTTTCGTCAGTATGTGGACGAAGGCGATTTTGCCTATATCCTCGGCAGCCACGCAGGCGGTGAATACCTGCGCAAGTTGACGATAGAAACGCGTAACAAGATCATCGAATACATCAAGGATTACGTATCGTTCAATCAATTTGTGTGA